From one Lycium ferocissimum isolate CSIRO_LF1 chromosome 7, AGI_CSIRO_Lferr_CH_V1, whole genome shotgun sequence genomic stretch:
- the LOC132063657 gene encoding uncharacterized protein LOC132063657 → MAEFEDEEFLSQLAAAEAEALSTAAKRRRISAAAATPSKLHVSTNNTISVEEGAYIAVLKGNKSVLFQQKGSPINNSYKSHDVAGDSCFKCGKSGHWSRDCDANPLNPDSANFPEKKCACGSGNCLLLTANTEKNRGRKFYKCPIRQENGGCGFFEWCDQPSVTDTLTTRGPRYSVSSSFPELSCPCGSGTCLVLTAKTGKNIGQQFYRCPSNQESCGFFKWCNENTANASFSNSCNSSQTNPKMDGSINKIHSSVTSSCFKCGNAGHWAKDCPQSSSERSAADGGMKYSNSSTCFKCGKPGHWAKDCSSN, encoded by the exons atggcGGAATTTGAAGACGAAGAATTCCTATCTCAGCTCGCCGCAGCTGAAGCCGAAGCTCTTTCCACCGCCGCCAAACGCCGCCGTATCTCCGCCGCCGCCGCCACTCCGTCAAAGCTCCACGTCAGCACCAATAACACGATCAGTGTGGAAGAAGGAGCTTATATTGCGGTTCTCAAAGGCAACAAAAGCGTTTTATTCCAACAAAAAGGATCTCCGATTAACAACAGCTACAAATCACACGATGTTGCTGGTGATTCGTGTTTTAAGTGCGGGAAATCAGGGCACTGGTCTCGTGATTGCGATGCTAATCCACTAAATCCTGATTCTGCCAACTTTCCTGAGAAGAAATGTGCGTGTGGATCGGGTAATTGCCTCCTACTTACTGCTAATACTGAGAAGAATCGTGGCCGTAAGTTCTACAAATGCCCTATCAGACAG GAGAATGGTGGTTGTGGATTCTTTGAGTGGTGTGACCAACCTTCAGTTACTGATACTCTGACCACCCGAGGCCCGAGGTACTCTGTTAGTTCCTCCTTCCCGGAGCTTTCATGTCCATGTGGTTCTGGCACATGCCTAGTTTTGACTGCCAAAACAGGAAAAAATATTGGTCAGCAGTTCTACCGATGTCCATCTAATCAG GAAAGTTGTGGGTTCTTCAAATGGTGTAACGAAAACACAGCCAATGCTAGCTTCTCAAATTCGTGTAACAGCTCTCAAACTAATCCAAAAATGGATGGCTCAATCAACAAAATCCACAGTTCAGTTACTTCTTCCTGTTTCAAATGTGGCAATGCTGGGCACTGGGCAAAAGATTGTCCCCAGTCGTCTTCTGAACGCTCTGCTGCTGATGGAGGGATGAAGTATTCCAATTCAAGCACTTGTTTTAAGTGTGGTAAGCCTGGTCACTGGGCCAAGGACTGTTCATCCAACTGA
- the LOC132062581 gene encoding protein TIFY 5A-like translates to MGMKRKPRLSLQLFPLLASSSSSSSSSELCTDHSLNKQITILCNTQAAVSCDTSELQALAILWHARREMEEKYNISGSNSRTPSLQFQLHRPYGLSLRKSLQRFLQKRRGRIQTATPYQNQGK, encoded by the exons ATGGGCATGAAGAGGAAGCCCAGACTTAGCCTTCAACTTTTCCCTCTATTGGCTTCCtcatcctcctcttcttcttcttctgagtTGTGCACTGATCACTCTTT AAACAAGCAGATCACAATTCTCTGCAACACACAAGCTGCGGTTTCATGTGATACATCTGAACTCCAG GCCTTGGCCATATTATGGCATGCAAGAagagaaatggaagaaaaatataatattagtggATCAAATTCGAGAACACCATCTCTGCAATTTCAATTGCATAGACCTTATGGATTGTCTCTGAGAAAGTCTCTTCAAAGGTTTCTGCAAAAAAGAAGAGGCAGGATTCAAACAGCCACTCCCTACCAAAACCAAGGAAAATGA